Proteins encoded within one genomic window of Xylophilus sp. GOD-11R:
- a CDS encoding CreA family protein: protein MNSFMAVRRFSLRPLSLACVWAVASSFAGPPAIAETIGEVDTVFKLIGPDHKIVVDAYDDPKVQGVTCYVSRAKTGGIKGAVGLAEDKAEAAIACRQTGPISFAPGKPLPVQEEMFSERISLVFKKLRVVRMVDRQRSTLVYLTYSDRVIEGSPQNSVTAVPVGAPIPVR from the coding sequence ATGAATTCTTTCATGGCGGTCCGCCGCTTCAGCCTTCGGCCTCTCTCGCTGGCTTGCGTCTGGGCTGTCGCATCTTCCTTCGCTGGCCCTCCGGCTATCGCGGAGACCATCGGCGAGGTCGACACCGTCTTCAAGCTGATCGGCCCGGACCACAAGATCGTGGTCGACGCCTACGACGACCCCAAGGTGCAGGGCGTGACCTGCTATGTGTCGCGCGCCAAGACCGGCGGCATCAAGGGCGCGGTGGGGCTGGCGGAGGACAAGGCCGAGGCGGCCATCGCCTGCCGCCAGACCGGGCCGATCAGCTTCGCGCCAGGCAAGCCGCTGCCGGTGCAGGAGGAGATGTTCAGCGAGCGCATCTCGCTGGTCTTCAAAAAGCTGCGGGTGGTGCGCATGGTCGACCGCCAGCGCAGCACGCTGGTCTACCTGACCTATTCCGATCGGGTGATCGAAGGCTCGCCGCAGAACAGCGTGACGGCGGTGCCGGTAGGCGCGCCGATCCCCGTGCGCTGA
- a CDS encoding phosphoethanolamine transferase, producing the protein MSQAQLASASTPTDLAAVPPAGRLLGRLRQGPLTPRVAALVIALWVAFTGNLSLWNSLRQLAGVGEMGHRPLLLGLSILLAVFCATATLLTCFAGRRIFKPAMAVLLVLAGVVQHFMLAYGIVIDPGMVANALQTNFTEARDLFGFDLLAQCLLVAGPPMVWLWRLRLSPQRGWAAVWRNLAITVTLLAATIGVTLSIYRELAPLLRNHLELRFAANPVAPLASTISAVTKPLRKHRNGPLVVMTAGAALGPSYAAAGTASHPPLFLLVVGETARADHFGLNGYARDTTPGLAQRDVVSFTQVRSCGTNTLHSVPCMFSPLGKAGWEGRKADTENLLDVIQAAGLAVLWVDNQAGCKSVCDRVPNASTGTAFAPAADAARALCADGECLDRVMLAGLDERIAALPAERRARGVVLVMHMMGSHGPAYWRRSAPDTKRFQPECATQALAQCDQASLINVYDNSIAETDRFLSAAIDWLQARHDRFAPAMLYLSDHGESLGEYGMFLHGVPYAFAPEVQKHVPMVLWIDPAFASRGGTDRACLNAHRDVALSHDNLYPSVLGLMDVTTPTYKPALDAFASCRARATAFIKGGPAPKA; encoded by the coding sequence ATGTCCCAAGCTCAACTCGCTTCTGCCTCCACACCCACCGATCTGGCTGCCGTACCCCCCGCCGGCCGGCTGCTCGGCCGCCTCCGCCAGGGGCCGCTCACGCCCCGTGTCGCCGCTCTGGTCATCGCACTGTGGGTGGCGTTCACCGGCAACCTGTCGCTCTGGAACAGTCTGCGTCAGCTCGCGGGCGTCGGCGAAATGGGCCACCGGCCGCTGCTGTTGGGCCTGAGCATTCTGTTGGCTGTCTTTTGCGCCACCGCCACCCTGCTGACCTGCTTCGCCGGCCGGCGGATCTTCAAGCCGGCGATGGCCGTGCTGCTGGTGCTGGCCGGCGTGGTGCAGCACTTCATGCTGGCCTACGGCATCGTGATCGACCCCGGCATGGTGGCCAACGCGCTGCAGACCAATTTCACCGAGGCGCGCGACCTGTTCGGCTTCGACCTGCTGGCCCAGTGCCTGCTCGTGGCCGGCCCGCCGATGGTCTGGCTGTGGCGCCTGCGCCTGTCACCACAGCGCGGCTGGGCCGCCGTGTGGCGCAACCTGGCGATCACCGTGACGCTGTTGGCGGCCACCATCGGCGTCACGCTGAGCATCTACCGCGAGCTCGCCCCGTTGCTGCGCAACCACCTCGAACTGCGCTTCGCCGCCAACCCGGTCGCGCCGCTGGCCTCCACGATCTCGGCGGTGACCAAGCCGCTGCGCAAGCACCGCAACGGGCCGCTGGTGGTGATGACCGCCGGCGCCGCCCTCGGCCCCAGCTACGCGGCCGCCGGCACGGCCAGCCACCCGCCGCTTTTCCTGCTGGTGGTGGGCGAAACCGCCCGTGCCGATCACTTCGGCCTCAACGGCTATGCGCGTGACACCACGCCCGGCCTGGCGCAGCGCGACGTGGTGAGCTTCACCCAGGTGCGCTCCTGCGGCACCAACACCCTGCATTCGGTGCCCTGCATGTTCTCGCCGCTGGGCAAAGCCGGCTGGGAAGGCCGCAAGGCCGACACCGAGAACCTGCTCGACGTGATTCAGGCCGCCGGCCTGGCGGTGCTGTGGGTCGACAACCAGGCCGGCTGCAAGAGCGTCTGCGACCGGGTGCCGAACGCCTCGACCGGCACCGCCTTCGCGCCCGCCGCCGACGCCGCACGCGCCCTGTGCGCCGATGGCGAATGCCTGGACCGCGTCATGCTCGCCGGCCTCGACGAGCGCATCGCCGCCCTGCCCGCCGAACGCCGCGCCCGCGGCGTCGTGCTGGTGATGCACATGATGGGCAGCCACGGCCCGGCCTACTGGCGCCGCTCGGCGCCCGACACCAAACGCTTCCAGCCCGAATGCGCCACCCAGGCGTTGGCGCAGTGCGACCAGGCCTCGCTGATCAACGTCTACGACAACTCGATCGCCGAAACCGACCGTTTCCTGAGCGCCGCCATCGACTGGCTGCAGGCCCGCCACGACCGCTTTGCGCCCGCCATGCTTTACCTGTCGGACCATGGCGAATCGCTGGGCGAATACGGCATGTTCCTGCACGGCGTGCCTTACGCCTTCGCGCCGGAAGTGCAAAAGCACGTGCCGATGGTGCTGTGGATCGATCCCGCCTTCGCATCGCGCGGCGGCACCGACCGCGCCTGCCTGAATGCCCACCGCGACGTGGCGCTGAGCCACGACAACCTCTATCCGTCGGTGCTGGGGCTGATGGACGTCACCACGCCCACTTACAAGCCCGCGCTCGACGCTTTCGCATCGTGCCGCGCCCGGGCGACCGCCTTCATCAAGGGCGGCCCGGCGCCCAAGGCCTGA
- a CDS encoding extensin family protein, with product MSIARLLVPTALLLAAGTAVFAVYRGDLAVPSRWNPWAPLDVTEAPGPFTRWKLSRMAEAPPAVCYAWLDGAGVRHAPVYDRAETDDCGWQGATRLISVGSVRLSTPTPLTCPVVAALAIWERHALQPSAYVHLGSRVTQIDHLGSYACRNIYGGSADRRSEHARANALDIAGFRLANGRRISVRQDWSDATVVPQPLPGQFLREAEKGACPLFSAVLSPAYNDAHRDHFHFDRGPFRVCS from the coding sequence ATGTCCATCGCCCGTCTGCTAGTACCCACAGCCCTGCTGCTGGCCGCGGGCACCGCAGTCTTTGCGGTCTACCGGGGCGATCTCGCAGTGCCGTCGCGCTGGAACCCCTGGGCGCCCCTCGACGTCACCGAAGCACCCGGCCCGTTCACCCGCTGGAAGCTCAGCCGAATGGCCGAGGCGCCGCCCGCTGTCTGCTACGCCTGGCTCGACGGCGCCGGCGTGCGCCATGCACCGGTCTACGACCGCGCCGAGACCGACGACTGCGGCTGGCAGGGCGCGACACGGCTGATCTCGGTCGGCTCGGTGCGGCTGTCCACACCCACGCCGCTCACCTGCCCGGTGGTCGCGGCGCTGGCCATCTGGGAGCGCCACGCGTTGCAGCCCTCGGCCTATGTGCACCTGGGCAGCCGGGTCACGCAGATCGACCATCTCGGCAGCTACGCCTGCCGCAACATCTACGGTGGCTCGGCAGACCGGCGCAGCGAACATGCACGCGCCAATGCGCTGGATATCGCCGGCTTCCGGCTGGCCAACGGCCGGCGCATCTCGGTGCGGCAGGACTGGAGCGACGCCACGGTCGTGCCGCAGCCGCTGCCGGGACAGTTCCTGCGCGAGGCGGAAAAAGGCGCCTGCCCCCTGTTCTCGGCCGTGCTCAGTCCGGCCTACAACGACGCGCACCGCGATCATTTCCATTTCGACCGCGGCCCGTTCCGGGTCTGCAGCTGA
- a CDS encoding response regulator transcription factor codes for MRILLVEDDLPLSDAVCGYLRAKAFVVDAAPSLHAARAALAGARYAAVLLDLHLEDGDGLALLPSLRALPEMPAVIVLTARDQVSDRIRGLDAGADDYLVKPYDPGELLARLRAIERRRGAASDAPVLQLGPLEIDLARDLVRRDGVPVTLTAKEWALLRVMASRPDRIHTREVLQDALYGFDSETDSNTLEVFISRLRRKLGRDHIQTLRGLGYRLSWVPEGSGG; via the coding sequence ATGCGAATCCTGCTCGTCGAGGACGACCTCCCGCTGTCCGATGCCGTCTGCGGCTATCTGCGCGCCAAGGCCTTCGTGGTCGATGCGGCTCCCAGCCTGCACGCCGCGCGGGCGGCGCTGGCGGGCGCGCGCTACGCCGCGGTGCTGCTCGACCTGCACCTGGAAGACGGCGACGGCCTGGCGCTGCTGCCTTCGCTGCGGGCGCTGCCGGAGATGCCGGCGGTGATCGTGCTCACCGCGCGCGACCAGGTGAGCGACCGCATCCGCGGACTCGACGCCGGTGCCGACGATTACCTGGTCAAGCCCTACGACCCGGGCGAGCTGCTGGCGCGGCTGCGCGCCATCGAACGCCGGCGAGGCGCGGCCTCCGACGCGCCGGTGCTGCAGCTCGGGCCGCTGGAGATCGACCTGGCGCGCGACCTGGTGCGGCGCGACGGCGTGCCGGTGACCCTCACCGCCAAGGAATGGGCCCTGCTGCGGGTGATGGCAAGCCGGCCGGACCGCATCCACACCCGCGAAGTGCTGCAGGACGCGCTCTACGGCTTCGACAGCGAGACCGACAGCAACACGCTCGAAGTCTTCATCAGCCGGCTGCGCCGCAAACTCGGGCGCGACCACATCCAGACCTTGCGCGGCCTGGGCTACCGGCTGTCGTGGGTGCCCGAGGGGAGTGGCGGATGA
- a CDS encoding MBL fold metallo-hydrolase, translating to MVRPHQILHPPFANVPPRPAATLLVLRDASDGIEVLLTRRSATARFAPDMHVFPGGAIDADDRLDHGRVDRRATQDEAALTQAIAALRETYEELGILLARRADGSPAIASDVAALDRHRPLLAQCATHGLRLACDQAWPLANWITSLGMPRRFDTAFLVARMPEGQTPEADGTEQFEPVWLTPADALARQQAGSLTMMFPTLRTLAHLQRYANVDAVLQACAARDGREAPLWNYSPRGALLHGRESRVVDDEPAYGELALVCPDGQLLHELRWQSDAAVPLLRNLSRLTAPNGGVMTGPGTNSYLVGSTATGFVAIDPGPNDPAHLARLHDAAGGDIRMIVCTHSHPDHSPGAAPLQALCAGLPPILGLPSAPTARPDSHFVPDRALADGERLRLISADGEETHTLRVVHTPGHAANHLCLLLEEDALLFSGDHILNGSTTIVSPPDGHMGDYLASLDRLADACRQEQVEFILPAHGHVIGDAPGAISRLKAHRLAREARVAAAMAALPDGDIDDWVRHAYDDVPRSLWPIAARSLSAHVEHLRQTAGA from the coding sequence ATGGTTCGTCCCCATCAGATCCTTCATCCACCGTTCGCGAACGTGCCGCCCCGGCCGGCCGCCACCCTGCTGGTCCTTCGCGATGCCTCCGACGGCATCGAAGTCCTGCTGACGCGTCGTTCGGCCACCGCCCGCTTCGCGCCCGACATGCACGTGTTTCCCGGTGGCGCCATCGACGCCGACGACCGCCTGGACCACGGCCGTGTCGACCGCCGCGCCACCCAGGACGAAGCCGCGCTCACCCAGGCCATCGCCGCCCTGCGTGAAACGTACGAGGAACTCGGGATCCTGCTCGCGCGTCGCGCCGACGGCAGCCCGGCCATCGCGAGCGACGTGGCGGCGCTGGACCGTCATCGCCCCCTGTTGGCACAGTGCGCTACCCACGGCCTGCGTCTGGCCTGTGACCAGGCCTGGCCGCTGGCGAACTGGATCACCAGCCTGGGCATGCCCCGACGCTTCGACACCGCTTTCCTCGTCGCCCGCATGCCCGAGGGCCAGACGCCGGAAGCCGACGGCACCGAGCAGTTCGAACCCGTCTGGCTGACGCCGGCCGACGCGCTCGCGCGACAGCAAGCCGGCAGCCTCACGATGATGTTCCCGACCCTCCGCACGCTCGCCCACTTGCAGCGCTACGCGAACGTCGACGCCGTGCTGCAGGCCTGTGCCGCGCGCGACGGCCGCGAGGCGCCCCTGTGGAACTACAGCCCGCGCGGCGCGCTGCTCCACGGCCGCGAAAGCCGCGTGGTCGACGACGAACCTGCCTACGGCGAACTCGCCCTCGTCTGCCCCGATGGCCAGCTGTTGCACGAACTGCGCTGGCAATCCGACGCGGCCGTGCCCCTGCTGCGCAACCTGTCGCGACTCACCGCGCCCAACGGCGGCGTCATGACCGGCCCCGGCACCAACAGCTACCTCGTCGGCAGCACCGCCACCGGCTTCGTCGCGATCGATCCGGGGCCGAACGACCCGGCGCACCTCGCCCGCCTGCACGATGCGGCCGGCGGCGACATCCGGATGATCGTCTGCACCCATTCGCACCCCGACCATTCGCCCGGCGCCGCGCCGCTGCAGGCGCTGTGCGCCGGCCTGCCACCGATCCTGGGCCTGCCCTCCGCACCCACCGCACGGCCTGACAGCCATTTCGTACCCGACCGCGCCCTGGCCGACGGCGAGCGCCTGCGCCTGATCAGCGCCGACGGCGAAGAAACCCACACCCTGCGCGTTGTCCACACCCCGGGCCACGCCGCCAACCACCTGTGCCTGCTGCTGGAGGAAGACGCCCTGCTGTTCAGCGGCGACCACATCCTCAACGGCAGCACCACCATCGTCAGCCCGCCCGACGGCCACATGGGCGACTACCTCGCATCGCTCGACCGCCTGGCCGACGCCTGCCGCCAGGAACAGGTCGAATTCATCCTGCCCGCCCACGGCCATGTGATCGGCGACGCGCCCGGTGCCATCTCCCGGCTCAAGGCCCACCGCCTGGCGCGCGAAGCCCGTGTCGCCGCCGCCATGGCCGCCCTGCCCGACGGCGACATCGACGACTGGGTGCGCCATGCCTACGACGACGTGCCGCGTTCGCTGTGGCCGATCGCCGCGCGCTCGCTGTCGGCACACGTGGAGCATCTGCGGCAGACGGCGGGCGCCTGA
- a CDS encoding acyltransferase family protein: MMTTPQGRNVVIDIARGIAMLLVMYAHSIEVFQGPQAPAALATFDQWRAIYSFHMPLFFAISGLVFRDRGLRHVLLNSLALLFVAYLVHAGMWLAAALLSDGPVHAGALLRPMLLLAGFQSVVLWFLASLAVVQLVFFLLLRWSGYGRYALLAAVLAAFLWAQHRQTIFFQFSTLLPGLAFFALGHWMARTQAWRREIYRHWIVPVLALAAAVALAPLNGGCTWDLWAECPNRRFGFGVLFAAGQYGSPWLFVPTALLGCFSVLWFSDVLARMPGGFKVMLAAVGRRTLDLVVINGVVWRFVHPVVTRKFGDSAWAVAVGIACAMVVAQLLLEPLVRPAMMAIRRAAEMLAAWICRCLIWLHGSLAIGWRR, encoded by the coding sequence ATGATGACGACACCGCAGGGCCGCAATGTGGTGATCGATATCGCCAGGGGCATCGCCATGTTGCTGGTGATGTACGCACATTCGATCGAGGTGTTCCAGGGCCCCCAGGCTCCTGCAGCGCTTGCGACCTTCGACCAGTGGCGTGCGATCTACAGCTTTCACATGCCCCTGTTTTTCGCCATCTCCGGCCTGGTGTTTCGTGATCGGGGCCTCCGGCATGTGCTGTTGAATTCGCTCGCCCTGCTCTTCGTGGCGTACCTGGTGCATGCAGGCATGTGGCTGGCCGCTGCGCTGCTGAGCGATGGGCCGGTGCATGCGGGCGCATTGTTGCGTCCCATGCTGCTGCTGGCCGGTTTTCAGTCGGTCGTGCTGTGGTTCCTCGCTTCGCTGGCGGTGGTTCAATTGGTCTTCTTTCTGCTGTTGCGATGGAGTGGCTACGGGCGTTACGCGCTGCTGGCGGCGGTGCTGGCAGCGTTCCTGTGGGCGCAGCATCGGCAGACGATTTTTTTCCAGTTCTCGACGCTGTTGCCCGGTCTTGCATTTTTCGCCCTGGGCCATTGGATGGCTCGAACGCAGGCCTGGCGGCGCGAGATCTATCGCCATTGGATCGTTCCGGTGCTCGCGTTGGCCGCCGCCGTGGCGCTTGCACCGTTGAACGGGGGATGCACCTGGGACCTCTGGGCCGAATGCCCGAACCGACGGTTCGGTTTCGGCGTGCTGTTCGCCGCTGGCCAGTACGGATCGCCGTGGCTCTTCGTGCCGACGGCGCTGCTCGGCTGCTTCTCGGTGCTGTGGTTTTCCGATGTTCTCGCCCGGATGCCTGGTGGCTTCAAGGTCATGCTGGCCGCGGTGGGGCGTCGCACGCTGGATCTCGTCGTCATCAACGGCGTGGTGTGGCGTTTCGTGCATCCGGTGGTGACTCGAAAATTCGGCGACAGCGCCTGGGCAGTTGCGGTCGGCATCGCCTGCGCCATGGTGGTGGCACAGTTGCTTCTCGAGCCGTTGGTACGGCCCGCCATGATGGCTATCCGGCGCGCGGCCGAAATGCTCGCGGCATGGATATGCCGATGCCTGATCTGGTTGCATGGCAGCCTCGCGATCGGGTGGCGCCGTTGA
- the priA gene encoding primosomal protein N', with translation MTFLIPVLVQTPAHSTVASALSYRFDRRLAPGTLVRVPLGSRELLGIVWEGDARVPDESVDLKSIAAVLDGLAPLAAPWRALVAFAARYYQRAAGEVALAALPPQLRGLDTRQLERRLSRKPAAAEAPTSTTAAPEPTPEQAQALRDLAAADGTFLLFGSTGSGKTEVYLRAVAALLEARPGAQALVMVPEINLTPQLEARFRARFGESAVVSLHSGMTNPQRLKSWLAAHSGQARIVLGTRMAVFASMPGLGLIVVDEEHDPSYKQQEGARYSARDLAVWRGRNEGVRVILGSATPSLESWHLARPATADDPGGRYLRLDMPNRVGAGSLPRVRLVNMEQQQRGTVFAPALLEAMRERIARGEQSLVLLNRRGYAPVLACGDCDWKSECPHCSAFRVFHKVDRTLRCHHCGFTERVPRACPSCGNLDIAPVGRGTERLEELLAERLADTLRPDGTPVRIARIDADTTRLRGALESQLAQVHAGDVDVLVGTQMVAKGHDFRRMTLVAAINPDGALFSSDFRAPERLFALLMQAGGRAGRDAAHGEASEMWVQTFHPTHPLFANLRKHDYPGFAATQIEERRSAGLPPCAAQALVRAEARSQDIAQQFLRAARQAAVEAGLEADGAVVAFDAVPMSLQRVADVERAQMLLESQGRPALQRYLAAWQPLLHAVRARPEHKGLIRWAIDVDPLSI, from the coding sequence GTGACTTTCCTGATCCCCGTCCTGGTCCAAACCCCCGCCCACAGCACCGTGGCGAGCGCCCTGAGCTACCGCTTCGATCGACGCCTCGCACCCGGCACGCTGGTGCGGGTGCCGCTCGGCTCGCGGGAGTTGCTGGGCATCGTCTGGGAAGGCGACGCGCGGGTGCCCGACGAATCGGTCGATCTGAAATCGATCGCGGCGGTGCTCGACGGCCTGGCCCCACTCGCCGCTCCATGGCGCGCCCTGGTGGCCTTCGCCGCGCGTTACTACCAGCGGGCGGCGGGCGAAGTCGCCCTGGCCGCGCTGCCGCCACAACTGCGCGGCCTCGACACCCGTCAGCTGGAGCGCCGCTTGAGCCGCAAACCGGCCGCGGCAGAGGCGCCGACGTCCACAACAGCCGCGCCCGAACCCACACCCGAGCAAGCGCAGGCCCTGCGGGACCTGGCGGCGGCCGACGGCACGTTTCTGCTGTTCGGCTCCACCGGCAGCGGCAAGACTGAGGTCTACCTGCGCGCCGTCGCCGCCTTGCTCGAGGCTAGGCCGGGCGCGCAGGCGCTGGTGATGGTGCCGGAGATCAATCTCACGCCACAGCTCGAAGCGCGCTTTCGCGCCCGCTTCGGGGAGTCGGCCGTGGTCTCGCTGCACAGCGGCATGACCAACCCGCAGCGGCTCAAGAGCTGGCTCGCGGCGCATTCCGGCCAGGCGCGCATCGTGCTCGGCACCCGCATGGCGGTATTCGCCTCGATGCCGGGGCTGGGCCTGATCGTCGTCGACGAGGAACACGACCCCAGCTACAAGCAGCAGGAAGGCGCGCGCTATTCAGCGCGGGACCTCGCCGTCTGGCGCGGACGCAACGAGGGCGTGCGCGTGATCCTGGGCTCGGCCACGCCCTCGCTGGAGAGCTGGCATCTCGCCCGGCCCGCCACCGCCGACGACCCCGGCGGGCGCTATCTGCGGCTCGACATGCCGAACCGCGTCGGCGCCGGCAGCCTGCCCCGGGTGCGGCTGGTGAACATGGAGCAGCAGCAGCGCGGCACCGTTTTCGCGCCGGCCCTGCTCGAAGCCATGCGCGAACGCATCGCGCGCGGCGAGCAGTCGCTGGTGCTGCTCAACCGGCGCGGCTATGCGCCGGTGCTGGCCTGCGGCGACTGCGACTGGAAAAGCGAATGTCCGCACTGCAGCGCCTTCCGCGTCTTCCACAAGGTCGACCGCACGCTGCGCTGCCACCACTGCGGATTCACCGAGCGCGTGCCGCGCGCCTGCCCGTCGTGCGGCAACCTCGACATCGCACCGGTCGGCCGTGGCACCGAACGGCTCGAAGAGCTGCTCGCCGAGCGCCTGGCCGACACCCTGCGGCCCGACGGCACGCCCGTGCGCATCGCCCGCATCGACGCCGACACCACGCGGCTGCGCGGCGCACTCGAATCGCAGCTGGCGCAGGTGCACGCCGGCGATGTCGACGTGCTCGTCGGCACCCAGATGGTGGCCAAGGGACACGACTTCCGCCGCATGACGCTAGTGGCGGCCATCAACCCGGACGGTGCGCTTTTTTCGTCCGACTTCCGCGCGCCGGAGCGGCTTTTCGCCCTGCTGATGCAAGCCGGCGGCCGCGCCGGGCGCGACGCCGCTCATGGCGAAGCCAGCGAGATGTGGGTGCAGACCTTCCACCCCACGCACCCACTATTCGCCAACCTGCGCAAGCACGACTACCCCGGCTTTGCCGCCACCCAGATCGAGGAACGCCGCAGCGCCGGCCTGCCGCCCTGCGCCGCGCAGGCGCTGGTGCGCGCCGAAGCCCGCAGCCAGGACATCGCCCAGCAGTTCCTGCGCGCCGCCCGGCAGGCCGCCGTGGAGGCCGGGCTGGAGGCCGACGGCGCGGTGGTCGCCTTCGACGCGGTGCCGATGTCCCTGCAGCGCGTGGCCGACGTGGAGCGGGCGCAGATGCTGCTCGAAAGCCAGGGCCGCCCCGCGCTGCAGCGTTACCTGGCCGCCTGGCAGCCGCTGCTGCACGCGGTGCGCGCCCGGCCGGAGCACAAGGGCCTGATCCGCTGGGCGATCGACGTCGATCCGCTGTCGATCTGA
- a CDS encoding RNA pseudouridine synthase has translation MPVDSAKEPVRLSRIVAQRAGCSRREAELLIEGGWVRVDGRIVDVPGAKVGEETVTIDEGARPEPVVPVTILLHKPAGFETWPDARRPVLQLLNAETRSADDRSGLRPARQHFVQECLTPLEPAATGLVIFSQDFRVRRKLIEDAGLIEHEVIVDVKGEVTEERLVHLNRSPVIDGRAMLPAKVSISRQQEGQTGLRFASKGHRPGRIAQMVESEDLQITAMKRIRIGRLNLAGLEPGQWRYLNANERV, from the coding sequence ATGCCTGTCGACTCCGCCAAAGAACCCGTCCGCCTCTCCAGAATCGTCGCGCAACGCGCCGGATGCTCGCGGCGCGAGGCCGAACTGCTGATCGAGGGCGGCTGGGTTCGGGTAGACGGCCGCATCGTCGACGTGCCCGGCGCCAAGGTCGGCGAAGAAACGGTCACCATCGACGAAGGCGCGCGGCCCGAGCCCGTGGTGCCGGTCACCATCCTGCTGCACAAACCTGCCGGCTTCGAGACCTGGCCCGACGCCCGCCGCCCGGTGCTGCAGCTGTTGAATGCCGAAACCCGATCGGCAGACGACCGCAGCGGCCTGCGTCCCGCGCGCCAGCATTTCGTGCAGGAGTGCCTGACCCCGCTCGAGCCTGCCGCCACCGGCCTGGTCATCTTCAGCCAGGACTTCCGCGTGCGTCGCAAGCTCATCGAGGACGCCGGGCTGATCGAGCACGAAGTCATCGTCGACGTGAAGGGCGAAGTGACCGAAGAGCGCCTGGTCCACCTCAACCGCAGCCCGGTCATCGACGGCCGCGCCATGCTCCCCGCCAAGGTCAGCATCAGCCGCCAGCAGGAAGGTCAGACCGGCCTGCGTTTCGCCAGCAAGGGCCACCGCCCCGGCCGCATCGCCCAGATGGTGGAAAGCGAAGACCTGCAGATCACCGCCATGAAGCGCATCCGCATCGGCCGCCTGAACCTGGCCGGCCTGGAGCCCGGCCAGTGGCGATACCTGAACGCGAACGAGCGGGTTTAG
- a CDS encoding ATP-binding protein, translating into MRLRRRPDTLARRLTRTLLLCVAVVWALCLVGVVIFVNYEINRNFDNELEESALRLLDVSAHDLDVGGMPAPGAGPVVEPPPQASGDTLIFRLVDGSGRVLLVPREAKPETFFDKVPLRPGFFNAEGWRVFTTRHPQRDLFMQLADPRSERRHAVRRVIIGLTVPMAAMLSILVVLLGAGARRELAVLRRLESEIARRGGDDLRPLKVQGMPAELQSVGEHVNRLLGRLSDALDVERTLSANAAHELRTPLAAARLRLQTALEGRLERADVQAALASLDLLSQRTEKLLQLSRAESAAGLSMQRVELRLLAATVAEEFWGTAAVRQRLLLDVSDDDEAVSARGDVDGLAIALRNLVENALRYSDGRVEVRVESPATLVVRDHGAGVSPERLSTMRTRHVRDAARPVGYGLGLSIVSTIVERQQGRLELMSPPPDGGQGLEARIVLSAQ; encoded by the coding sequence ATGAGATTGCGGCGGCGGCCCGACACCCTGGCTCGGCGGCTGACCCGCACCCTGCTGCTCTGCGTGGCGGTGGTGTGGGCGCTCTGCCTGGTGGGCGTGGTGATCTTCGTCAACTACGAAATCAACCGCAATTTCGACAACGAGCTCGAAGAAAGCGCGTTGCGCCTGCTCGATGTGTCCGCACACGACCTGGACGTGGGCGGCATGCCGGCGCCCGGTGCCGGTCCGGTGGTGGAGCCGCCGCCCCAGGCCAGCGGCGATACCTTGATCTTCCGTTTGGTCGACGGCTCGGGCCGGGTGCTGCTGGTGCCGCGCGAAGCCAAACCGGAAACCTTCTTCGACAAGGTGCCGCTGCGCCCGGGCTTCTTCAACGCCGAGGGCTGGCGTGTCTTCACCACCCGTCATCCGCAGCGCGACCTGTTCATGCAACTGGCCGATCCACGCTCCGAGCGGCGCCATGCGGTGCGACGGGTGATCATCGGCCTCACGGTGCCGATGGCGGCGATGCTGTCGATCCTGGTCGTGCTGCTGGGCGCGGGGGCACGGCGCGAGCTGGCGGTACTGCGGCGGCTCGAATCCGAGATCGCCCGCCGCGGCGGCGACGATCTGCGGCCGCTGAAGGTGCAGGGCATGCCAGCCGAGCTGCAGTCGGTCGGCGAACACGTCAACCGGCTGCTCGGACGGCTGTCGGATGCGCTGGACGTGGAGCGCACCCTGTCGGCCAACGCGGCGCACGAGTTGCGTACGCCGCTGGCCGCCGCACGGCTGCGCCTGCAGACCGCGCTGGAAGGCCGGTTGGAGCGCGCCGACGTGCAGGCGGCACTGGCCTCGCTCGATCTGTTGTCGCAGCGCACCGAAAAGCTGCTGCAGCTCTCGCGCGCGGAGTCGGCGGCCGGGCTGTCGATGCAGCGGGTCGAGCTGCGCTTGCTCGCCGCCACGGTCGCCGAGGAGTTCTGGGGCACGGCGGCGGTGCGGCAGCGGCTGCTGCTCGATGTGTCGGATGACGACGAGGCGGTGTCGGCGCGCGGCGACGTGGACGGCCTGGCCATCGCCCTGCGCAATCTGGTGGAGAACGCCTTGCGCTACAGCGATGGGCGGGTGGAGGTGCGGGTGGAGTCGCCCGCCACACTCGTGGTTCGCGACCACGGCGCCGGCGTGTCGCCCGAACGCTTGAGCACGATGCGCACCCGCCATGTGCGCGACGCGGCCCGGCCGGTCGGCTATGGGCTGGGCTTGTCGATCGTGAGCACCATCGTCGAGCGGCAGCAGGGCCGGCTGGAGCTGATGTCACCGCCGCCCGATGGCGGGCAGGGGCTGGAAGCCCGGATCGTGTTGTCGGCGCAGTAG